A genomic region of Vitis vinifera cultivar Pinot Noir 40024 chromosome 7, ASM3070453v1 contains the following coding sequences:
- the LOC100243543 gene encoding uncharacterized protein LOC100243543: MVGGETKIESAFSWADEVEKEEEEARIRTHERQRPNPFGSARPREVVLQEKGIDWRKLDQDLHQPSNTRYETPVEKPLKENNPAYSARAANKKQEISSGRSLQSKSEIRDPGFNRREVSGGFMTPQKQMGGVFVGPPPRYQTRNVLACLSEEAYHNSYRLDSEDRKFRYRNHIDFLYKNSNEAGREMMFHEPQTTQFYNSSGLGIEEHIHHYDDQFGAHNSLVGWEREYTEFDFGVRRSSGVELRRPWMEALHCGRNLGKSVACEERRDADADYNRRKFMNHSSGCWPLVNERREALLIHEKRPPSVDDHARNGGVGRRLMNPPSNGAAQQRRETLLIHEKRPPSVEDHARNGGVGRRLMNPPSNGAAQQRRETLLIHEKRPPYVDDHARNGGVGRRLMNPPSNGAAQQRQQQQQRQHNNSGSRMVKLTRREMYQEKKENETECQRDAGRFAPSMEEAGDGERAEGQCNMKKGANSAGNYRKRMMKSGPESYHQHGKRR; this comes from the exons ATGGTGGGAGGTGAAACGAAGATTGAATCTGCATTTTCCTGGGCGGATGAGgttgaaaaagaagaggaagaagctaGAATTAGAACCCATGAAAGGCAGAGACCAAATCCTTTTGGCTCTGCAAGGCCTAGAGAAGTCGTTCTCCAAGAGAAAGGGATCGATTGGCGAAAACTCGACCAAGATCTTCACCAACCCTCCAATACACG ATATGAAACTCCGGTGGAGAAGCCTCTTAAAGAAAACAACCCTGCATATTCGGCCCGGGCTGCCAACAAAAAACAGGAGATTTCCTCAGGCAGAAGTCTGCAATCAAAATCTGAAATTAGAGATCCGGGGTTTAACAGAAGGGAAGTTTCAGGGGGTTTTATGACTCCCCAGAAGCAGATGGGTGGAGTATTTGTTGGTCCCCCACCAAGATATCAAACTAGAAATGTCTTGGCCTGTTTATCAGAGGAGGCATATCACAACTCCTATAGATTGGATAGCGAGGATAGGAAGTTTCGGTATAGGAATCACATTGATTTTCTGTACAAGAATAGCAATGAGGCGGGAAGAGAGATGATGTTTCATGAACCCCAGACGACGCAATTTTATAACTCCAGCGGGCTGGGCATTGAGGAGCACATTCACCACTATGATGACCAGTTTGGCGCACATAACTCTCTTGTTGGATGGGAGAGGGAATACACAGAGTTCGATTTCGGTGTAAGAAGATCCAGTGGGGTAGAGTTGAGGCGTCCATGGATGGAGGCACTACATTGTGGGAGAAACTTGGGAAAATCAGTGGCTTGTGAGGAAAGGCGAGATGCAGACGCTGATTATAACAGAAGGAAGTTCATGAACCATAGTTCAGGATGTTGGCCACTGGTAAATGAAAGGAGAGAAGCCCTTCTCATTCATGAGAAAAGGCCACCATCTGTTGATGATCATGCAAGAAATGGTGGAGTTGGCAGAAGGCTGATGAACCCGCCTTCCAATGGAGCTGCACAGCAAAGGAGAGAAACCCTTCTCATTCATGAGAAAAGGCCACCATCTGTTGAAGATCATGCAAGAAATGGTGGAGTTGGCAGGAGGCTGATGAACCCGCCTTCCAATGGAGCTGCACAGCAAAGGAGAGAAACCCTTCTCATTCATGAGAAAAGGCCACCATATGTTGATGATCATGCAAGAAATGGTGGAGTTGGCAGGAGGCTGATGAACCCGCCTTCCAATGGAGCTGCACAGCAGagacagcagcagcagcaacggCAACATAACAATTCAGGCAGCAGAATGGTAAAGTTAACTAGAAGAGAGATGTAccaggaaaaaaaggaaaacgagACAGAATGCCAGAGAGACGCTGGACGATTCGCACCCTCCATGGAAGAAGCTGGTGATGGTGAGAGAGCAGAAGGACAGTGCAATATGAAGAAGGGAGCAAATTCTGCTGGGAACTACAGGAAGAGAATGATGAAATCAGGACCTGAAAGCTACCACCAGCATgggaaaagaagatga
- the LOC100257226 gene encoding uncharacterized protein LOC100257226 isoform X1 — protein sequence MGSESNSPSPSSSSSPSGKRSRDPEDEVYLDNLHSHKRYLSEIMASSLNGLTVGDPLHENLMESPARSETMFYLRDDMSLQYSPMSEDSDDNRYCEIPINISSSQTDSLPTSPVSPHRYQRPFSALSSSGTTACPSHGCTLAAVACAQPRQRGSDSEGRFPSSPSDICHSADLRRAALLRSVQMRAQPPGPSVFELPFSAGQEAVRNMETEERPCLVDERDYRIEECSSMGISEHEFNREKSCRVLNMNLKGEEPGD from the exons ATGGGTTCGGAATCGAACTCGCCCTCGCCCTCGTCGTCGTCGTCGCCGAGTGGGAAGAGAAGCAGAGATCCAGAAGATGAGGTTTATCTTGATAATCTCCACTCTCACAAGCGTTATCTCAGCGAG ATAATGGCTTCTAGCTTGAATGGATTAACAGTAGGAGACCCACTCCATGAAAATCTCATGGAATCTCCAGCCAGGTCTGAAACCATGTTTTATCTCAG GGATGATATGTCCTTACAATATTCACCAATGTCTGAAGATTCAGATGACAACAGATACTGTGAAATTCCAATAAACATTTCCTCGTCACAAACAGACAGTCTGCCCACTAGTCCAGTTTCTCCTCACAGGTATCAAAGACCATTTAGTGCCCTATCTTCATCTGGAACCACAGCATGCCCTTCACATGGATGTACCCTTGCTGCTGTAGCATGTGCACAGCCTCGGCAACGTGGGTCAGATTCTGAGGGCCGGTTCCCATCATCGCCTAGTGATATATGCCACTCAGCTGACTTGAGGAGGGCCGCATTGTTGAGGTCCGTGCAGATGAGGGCGCAGCCTCCGGGCCCTTCAGTCTTTGAATTGCCATTTAGTGCAGGGCAAGAGGCCGTGCGGAACATGGAAACCGAGGAGCGGCCTTGCTTAGTGGATGAGAGGGACTATCGTATTGAAGAGTGTTCTTCAATGGGTATCTCAGAGCATGAATTTAACCGAGAAAAGTCATGCAGGGTCTTGAATATGAATTTGAAAGGTGAGGAGCCTGGGGATTGA
- the LOC104879793 gene encoding uncharacterized protein LOC104879793 isoform X2 — MHFQMPRAPTSDAIGVVTMLRVRVLASSSTLFTGEHKFISTSISVKPELALFNGNGHTSRWNAGTTHFINSFSKTSLVVKLMTEKLEPFMQKNDPARKASSGTCLPAESSPYLKSNLLKQEGISASGKISNAFVKNVPTQLESCDVLESPESSTRATSVGGTTVTGIHLPIRPMHASETVTIRISNISTKTADAMIHSICKSVGPLEGLLRKKASEVKAFFIVKNNLDPQSILEQLDCKIVDKCQWSACVSTEDSGSAPMTIKDNSQCKLDDRQCKLGDQISSSIADVKRQILREFLMKKLYLEDLENLHVSLVHLENHPNKFGKSSKN, encoded by the exons ATGCATTTCCAAATGCCCAGGGCGCCCACCTCTGACGCTATTGGAGTAGTGACTATGCTGAGGGTGAGAGTTTTAGCTTCAAGCTCCACGCTTTTCACAG GTGAACACAAATTCATTTCTACATCCATTTCTGTGAAACCAGAGCTTGCTTTGTTTAATGGAAATGGTCATACTAGTAG ATGGAATGCTGGAACCACTCATTTTATCAACTCATTCTCTAAGACGAGTCTAGTCGTGAAGTTAATGACAGAAAAGCTGGAACCCTTCATG CAGAAAAATGATCCTGCTAGAAAGGCTTCATCTGGCACATGTTTGCCTGCAGAAAGCAGCCCCTACTTGAAGAGCAATCTTCTAAAACAGG AGGGAATTTCAGCGTCTGGAAAGATCTCAAATGCATTTGTAAAGAATGTGCCAACCCAACTTGAATCCTGTGATGTATTAGAG AGCCCAGAATCAAGTACAAGAGCAACTTCAGTTGGCGGGACCACGGTAACAGGAATTCATCTTCCAATCCGTCCTATGCATGCTTCAGAGACTGTAACCATTAGAATTAGCAACATAAGCACAAAGACAGCAGATGCCATGATACACTCAATATGCAAGTCAGTTGGTCCTTTGGAGGGGTTGCTGAGGAAAAAAGCGAGTGAAGTCAAAGCTTTTTTTATTGTGAAGAACAACTTAGACCCACAAAGCATACTTGAACA ATTGGACTGCAAGATTGTCGATAAATGCCAATGGTCAGCTTGTGTCTCAACTGAGGACTCCGGCTCTGCTCCAATGACCATCAAGGACAACAGTCAATGCAAGCTGGACGACAGGCAATGCAAACTTGGGGACCAGATCAGCAGCAGTATTGCTGATGTGAAGAGGCAAATCTTAAGGGAATTTCTTATGAAGAAATTATACCTCGAAGACTTGGAGAATCTGCATGTGTCCTTAGTACACCTTGAAAATCACCCAAACAAATTTGGTAAGTCATCCAAAAATTGA
- the LOC100257226 gene encoding uncharacterized protein LOC100257226 isoform X2, producing MASSLNGLTVGDPLHENLMESPARSETMFYLRDDMSLQYSPMSEDSDDNRYCEIPINISSSQTDSLPTSPVSPHRYQRPFSALSSSGTTACPSHGCTLAAVACAQPRQRGSDSEGRFPSSPSDICHSADLRRAALLRSVQMRAQPPGPSVFELPFSAGQEAVRNMETEERPCLVDERDYRIEECSSMGISEHEFNREKSCRVLNMNLKGEEPGD from the exons ATGGCTTCTAGCTTGAATGGATTAACAGTAGGAGACCCACTCCATGAAAATCTCATGGAATCTCCAGCCAGGTCTGAAACCATGTTTTATCTCAG GGATGATATGTCCTTACAATATTCACCAATGTCTGAAGATTCAGATGACAACAGATACTGTGAAATTCCAATAAACATTTCCTCGTCACAAACAGACAGTCTGCCCACTAGTCCAGTTTCTCCTCACAGGTATCAAAGACCATTTAGTGCCCTATCTTCATCTGGAACCACAGCATGCCCTTCACATGGATGTACCCTTGCTGCTGTAGCATGTGCACAGCCTCGGCAACGTGGGTCAGATTCTGAGGGCCGGTTCCCATCATCGCCTAGTGATATATGCCACTCAGCTGACTTGAGGAGGGCCGCATTGTTGAGGTCCGTGCAGATGAGGGCGCAGCCTCCGGGCCCTTCAGTCTTTGAATTGCCATTTAGTGCAGGGCAAGAGGCCGTGCGGAACATGGAAACCGAGGAGCGGCCTTGCTTAGTGGATGAGAGGGACTATCGTATTGAAGAGTGTTCTTCAATGGGTATCTCAGAGCATGAATTTAACCGAGAAAAGTCATGCAGGGTCTTGAATATGAATTTGAAAGGTGAGGAGCCTGGGGATTGA
- the LOC104879793 gene encoding uncharacterized protein LOC104879793 isoform X1, with the protein MHFQMPRAPTSDAIGVVTMLRVRVLASSSTLFTGEHKFISTSISVKPELALFNGNGHTSRWNAGTTHFINSFSKTSLVVKLMTEKLEPFMKQKNDPARKASSGTCLPAESSPYLKSNLLKQEGISASGKISNAFVKNVPTQLESCDVLESPESSTRATSVGGTTVTGIHLPIRPMHASETVTIRISNISTKTADAMIHSICKSVGPLEGLLRKKASEVKAFFIVKNNLDPQSILEQLDCKIVDKCQWSACVSTEDSGSAPMTIKDNSQCKLDDRQCKLGDQISSSIADVKRQILREFLMKKLYLEDLENLHVSLVHLENHPNKFGKSSKN; encoded by the exons ATGCATTTCCAAATGCCCAGGGCGCCCACCTCTGACGCTATTGGAGTAGTGACTATGCTGAGGGTGAGAGTTTTAGCTTCAAGCTCCACGCTTTTCACAG GTGAACACAAATTCATTTCTACATCCATTTCTGTGAAACCAGAGCTTGCTTTGTTTAATGGAAATGGTCATACTAGTAG ATGGAATGCTGGAACCACTCATTTTATCAACTCATTCTCTAAGACGAGTCTAGTCGTGAAGTTAATGACAGAAAAGCTGGAACCCTTCATG AAGCAGAAAAATGATCCTGCTAGAAAGGCTTCATCTGGCACATGTTTGCCTGCAGAAAGCAGCCCCTACTTGAAGAGCAATCTTCTAAAACAGG AGGGAATTTCAGCGTCTGGAAAGATCTCAAATGCATTTGTAAAGAATGTGCCAACCCAACTTGAATCCTGTGATGTATTAGAG AGCCCAGAATCAAGTACAAGAGCAACTTCAGTTGGCGGGACCACGGTAACAGGAATTCATCTTCCAATCCGTCCTATGCATGCTTCAGAGACTGTAACCATTAGAATTAGCAACATAAGCACAAAGACAGCAGATGCCATGATACACTCAATATGCAAGTCAGTTGGTCCTTTGGAGGGGTTGCTGAGGAAAAAAGCGAGTGAAGTCAAAGCTTTTTTTATTGTGAAGAACAACTTAGACCCACAAAGCATACTTGAACA ATTGGACTGCAAGATTGTCGATAAATGCCAATGGTCAGCTTGTGTCTCAACTGAGGACTCCGGCTCTGCTCCAATGACCATCAAGGACAACAGTCAATGCAAGCTGGACGACAGGCAATGCAAACTTGGGGACCAGATCAGCAGCAGTATTGCTGATGTGAAGAGGCAAATCTTAAGGGAATTTCTTATGAAGAAATTATACCTCGAAGACTTGGAGAATCTGCATGTGTCCTTAGTACACCTTGAAAATCACCCAAACAAATTTGGTAAGTCATCCAAAAATTGA
- the LOC100267493 gene encoding phosphoribosylformylglycinamidine cyclo-ligase, chloroplastic: protein MTSSLRANTELSQCFASSVRPYDQKAYVTQQYPCKGTKNCFSKRFSLLRMAAGKVAARRTRNTSLISSMSKNNYGESADMADSLTYKDAGVDIDAGSELVKRIAKMAPGIGGFGGLFPLGDSYLVAGTDGVGTKLKLAFETGIHETIGIDLVAMSVNDIVTSGAKPLFFLDYFATSHLDVDLAEKVIKGIVDGCQQSDCVLLGGETAEMPDFYADGEYDLSGFAVGVVKKDSVIDGKNIVPGDVLIGLLSSGVHSNGFSLVRRVLSRSGLSLKDQLPGEAITLGEALMAPTVIYVKQVLDFISKGGVKGIAHITGGGFTDNIPRVFPKGLGAVIYKDSWEVPSVFKWIQEAGQIEDAEMRRTFNMGIGMVLVVSPEASLRILGDGNGAYTAYKIGEVAVGEGVRYG, encoded by the exons ATGACCTCGAGCTTGAGAGCAAACACAGAGCTATCCCAATGTTTTGCATCTTCTGTTAGACCCTATGACCAGAAGGCCTATGTCACCCAACAGTATCCATGCAAAGGCAcaaaaaattgcttttcaaaGAGGTTTTCACTGCTAAGGATGGCTGCAGGAAAAGTGGCAGCAAGAAGAACAAGGAACACTAGCCTTATATCCTCGATGTCAAAGAATAATTATGGTGAAAGTGCTGACATGGCTGATAGTCTTACATATAAGGATGCTGGTGTTGACATAGATGCTGGCTCAGAACTAGTTAAAAGAATTGCAAAGATGGCTCCAGGGATTGGTGGCTTTGGAGGTCTTTTCCCTCTTG GTGACTCATACCTTGTTGCTGGTACTGATGGTGTGGGAACTAAACTCAAGCTTGCATTTGAAACTGGAATCCATGAAACTATTGGGATTGATCTG GTTGCGATGAGTGTGAATGACATAGTTACCTCTGGGGCTAAACCATTGTTTTTTCTTGATTACTTTGCCACAAGCCACCTTGATGTTGACCTTGCTGAGAAG GTTATAAAAGGAATTGTTGATGGTTGCCAACAATCTGACTGCGTTCTTCTTGGGGGAGAG ACAGCAGAGATGCCAGATTTCTATGCAGACGGTGAATATGACCTCAGTGGTTTTGCGGTTGGTGTGGTAAAAAAGGATTCAGTTATTGATGGGAAAAATATTGTTCCTGGAGATGTCCTCATCGGTCTGCTATCTAGTGGAGTTCATTCCAATGGTTTTTCTCTTGTTAGAAG GGTTCTGTCCAGAAGTGGCCTTTCTCTGAAGGACCAACTTCCTGGTGAGGCTATTACATTAGGTGAAGCTTTGATGGCCCCAACTGTCATTTATGTTAAGCAG GTGCTTGATTTTATCAGCAAGGGAGGGGTGAAGGGGATAGCGCACATCACAGGTGGCGGTTTTACTGACAACATACCTCGAGTATTTCCCAAAGGCCTTGGAGCTGTGATCTATAAGGACTCCTGGGAAGTCCCATCTGTATTCAAATGGATCCAAGAG gCTGGCCAAATAGAGGATGCTGAGATGAGGCGGACATTCAATATGGGTATTGGGATGGTTCTGGTTGTCAGTCCAGAGGCATCTCTCAGAATACTTGGAGATGGAAATGGAGCTTATACAGCATACAAAATCGGAGAGGTTGCAGTTGGTGAAGGAGTGAGATATGgctga
- the LOC100262334 gene encoding uncharacterized protein LOC100262334, translating to MVLQNPNNGEPDLNDGEPVDTNETYRFSEDIDSTCSTPYVSAPSSPGRGPTGYFYSAPASPMHFVLSSKAVAACDSGFVVSSSESGSFEFEFSSRFSSDGKGPSGSMSSADELFLNGQIRPMKLSSHLQRPQILAPLMDLEGEEEDEESKDGEEFEKRERSVVRGRDLRLRNRSMHRKARSMSPLRNAAFEWHEEPVRGEQEEVNERALDSEELECEKTDTPSTETTPSGSASSSRSSSSGRNSKKWVFLKDLLYRSKSEGRGNSKEKFWSSISFSPSKEKKLSSTSLPFSSSTDEKPQTAPSAAAEAQKEKEKGKQRQKGSKQASTKKSGSGKPTNGVAAKRRVPPSPHELHYTANRAQAEEMKKRTFLPYRQGLLGCLGFSSKGYGALNGLTRTLNPVSSR from the coding sequence ATGGTGCTTCAAAACCCTAACAATGGTGAACCCGACCTCAACGATGGTGAACCAGTTGATACGAACGAAACTTATcgtttcagtgaagacatcgaCAGCACCTGCTCGACTCCGTACGTCAGTGCGCCGTCGAGCCCCGGGCGAGGGCCGACAGGCTACTTCTACAGTGCGCCGGCGAGTCCAATGCATTTCGTGCTGTCGTCGAAGGCGGTGGCGGCGTGCGACTCGGGGTTCGTGGTCAGTTCGTCCGAGTCCGGATCGTTCGAGTTCGAATTCTCTTCGAGGTTTTCGTCGGACGGGAAGGGGCCATCGGGATCGATGAGTTCGGCGGATGAGTTGTTCTTGAATGGCCAGATCAGGCCGATGAAGCTGTCGTCTCACTTACAGAGGCCGCAGATCTTGGCGCCGTTAATGGATCTTGAAGGTGAAGAGGAGGACGAGGAGAGCAAGGATGGTGAAGAGTTTGAGAAACGCGAGAGGTCGGTGGTGAGAGGGAGAGATCTGAGATTGCGCAACAGATCTATGCACAGAAAAGCCAGATCTATGTCGCCTTTGCGAAACGCAGCGTTCGAGTGGCACGAAGAGCCTGTTCGCGGAGAGCAGGAGGAGGTTAACGAGCGCGCATTAGACTCCGAGGAGCTGGAGTGTGAAAAGACTGATACTCCGTCCACGGAAACGACACCGTCTGGCTCCGCTTCGTCCTCGAGATCATCATCGTCCGGTAGGAATTCGAAGAAATGGGTATTTCTGAAGGACCTTTTGTACAGAAGCAAAAGCGAAGGGAGAGGGAATAGCAAAGAGAAGTTCTGGTCTTCGATCTCCTTCTCGccctcaaaagaaaaaaaactctcttCAACTTCTCTTCCATTCTCTTCTTCAACAGACGAGAAACCTCAAACGGCGCCATCTGCAGCGGCGGAGGCtcagaaagagaaagagaaagggaaGCAGAGGCAAAAGGGAAGCAAACAAGCTTCCACCAAAAAATCAGGTTCGGGAAAGCCAACCAACGGCGTTGCTGCAAAACGGCGTGTACCTCCGTCGCCTCACGAGCTGCATTACACTGCTAATAGAGCTCAAGCGGaggaaatgaagaagagaacGTTTTTGCCGTACAGGCAGGGACTACTGGGGTGCTTGGGGTTCAGTTCCAAAGGATACGGTGCACTCAATGGACTCACCAGAACATTGAACCCAGTGTCTTCCAGGTAG